The sequence below is a genomic window from Setaria italica strain Yugu1 chromosome IV, Setaria_italica_v2.0, whole genome shotgun sequence.
ATAGAAGTCTACACGAGAAAGACGATGACCAGCGGAGACCAAAAGAGTGTAGGCTGATTGGCCCATGACccataggccgatcggcctagaccaATTCACCATACAAATACATCCACATTCGATGAACCATCATTCCAGATGACTTAGAGGTAAAGTATGTGGTGATTTGGCAAGTCAATCTCATGGTCAAGCTAAGGGAAACCCAAGATTGGAAGTTCAGAAGGCCCGCAGAAGCAACAGATCTTACATCTCTTGTCCGGACTCCGATTGGGGTGAATTTGGTATCATGCCTCGAAAAGATCTACAAGTTTCGTATAGAAAGTTTTGGTGTTTGAGGTCGGGAAGGTGGCAAAATTGCCTAGGCCGATAGGCCCAGGGGGCCTAGGTTGATCGGCCTGGCTCGTTTCTAATCCCGATCAACATGCCCTTCGCCCCACGGCACCTTTGGACTATAAATATGCCCAATTTTCATCGGTAAACGgaatccatccaccagaactcgaaGAAACCTAGGGCATTTCATCGGCACCTCTAGGATAATTATCTAGTACCGCATAGTGAATGGGTGAACCCAGTGTAATGCGTACCAAAGAAAGGAGGATTGACTATTGTAACAAATGAGAAGAATTAGTTGATCCTCCAGAGGATAGTGACAGGATGGAGGATGTGTATTGACTACCAGAAGTTGAGCAAGGCACCTAGGAAGGATcactttccttttcctttcattGATGAAATGCTCTAAAGGTTAGCAAAGCACTCTCACTTTTCCTACCTTGATGGATATTCCGACTTCTTTCAAATTCCTATACATCTGGATGATCAACATAAGACCACATTCACTTGCACCTATGAAACTTCCGCTTGCCTTTCAGTTTGTGCAATGTGCCGGGATCTTTTCAACACTGCATGATGGCTATATTCTCATATTCTACTGAAAACATTATGGAGgtatttgtcagccatccccatcagtTCCCAGActcgtgtcgggcccacttcccttggtacaaggctccatagactcGGCCTCTACCattctatgaccacacttgtcaccacatgtggCCACaagggaaactccattccagagtAATGTGGGGCGATCCgctcacgtcccggttcaatcaggtactaggcttccccatcccatactaggtatgagattagtactttcaacacttgatcacgaatacTATCACATCTTGACCATAGTccatttcaagtagacagacagggcaatccactgACCACCTAAAATAGTTCACagggccctgccccgtccatcgtccttacagttacAGCGAAAGAAAAAGGCATTCAACTattataactcgcgagtgacaagcaatcactcgacttttaccaagtcctatgaagcattgcaactactcgactcaATATACTAGTGCTTATATCAAAGGGTACTACGTTcgtgcatctacggtttcaatcaattcctaaaaacaaaaatgcacaatcaaagcaaccaaatatattgcaagtagttaaaggTAGGagtttatgctccggggcttgccttcacacggggAGTTAGCGAACTAGTCCTCGGCTTGCTCCAGTACGGGCTCGGCTTTGACTTGATGCagatcagctacggctccttcttctggcaccgggtgaagctcgtacgctccgtcagcgaggttcacctctacacgaaatgcaaatgcatcaagttcaactCCCATGCTTTCTCATGCAAGATGCGAAACACGAATTAGTGctgaagtgtaaattacattacgaccacattcacctaaacaaggttctacaccttctttatctgcataaggtaagACGTGTTATGGTATAAACCCGGGGTTGAcctgatggtgattgtgtacatatatacaacttaactttattaaactttagatcggaaagttatcctacttctgaatgtttttttgtacctcttccgaaaGAGACCATTACCCTTACTTAaggtttctttcttccatttaatttgGTACATGTCCCAAAATTTATTTCAATCTTTAAACAGTAAGCTATGAAGTTGAAACTTgcacaaaaataaataaaaaatgtttCATTGTGATAAGGTAGTGTgtgcttaactatttttaagaCAGAAGCCATAACGAATCTGGGTATGAAATTTTAGCAGTAGGTTCCAGAGGTGACatagagcctttggtgaatttttcataatttttagtgaagggcatctttttccatacatttaccTTAATTATTTTTCCCCAAAAAGGAAAGTGGTTTTCTTTCTACTTCTGATCAGGTTCTAAATTTTTTCTACAAACTACACTACACCACTGACCTATTCTaatttgtttcacatttttatcatctctgatTTAATCatgatgcaaaaagaaaaatcttcccgcagatttcaattaataaactaaaataGTGACTTAACTATCTGAGCTGGGCTCCAAttcatttttccaagcttctatcCTTAGAAACACACACTGCAGATttggatttatctttttagCATTTTACCTTAATTATTTTTCCCCAAAAAGGAAAGTGGTTTTCTTTCTACTTCTGATCAGGTTCTAAATTTTTTCTACAAACTACACTACACCACTGACCTATTCTaatttgtttcacatttttatcatctctgatTTAATCatgatgcaaaaagaaaaatcttcccgcatatttcaattaataaactaaaataGTGACTTAACTATCTGAGCTGGGCTCCAAttcatttttccaagcttctataCTCAGAAACACACACTGCAGATttggatttatctttttagcatttttccttgatttacaacaatttaaatagcttaaacaaggattaaaacatataacattaatcctagcagagacatgtgccaaaagtactTTTATCAAAAACTATATTTTATAATGAGCCTAGCAAAAttgattttgcatttttctgaaatttctacgagttttggtgaatttccaaattcAAACACATTTCTGCTGATTATAAAACAAAAACCGAGGTAAACTTGCGATCTAGCCCCTAGTCTAAGGGTTAAACATGCAAGGGTCCCTAATTTTCATGCTAAGGTCCCTGGAAGAAACGGGAAGACACGGGTGCCTCGGGTGCGCTGCGGCCGCGGTCGGCGCAATTCCAGCGATTTTGGCGGGGCAAGCAGCAGGGAAGAAGTGCAGGCTCACCAAGAGTCGATTGGCGGCAGTTGGGGGCGCGAAGAAGGTCGGGAggggcggaacggcggcggACCGGTCTGCGGTGATGGCGGAATGGGGTGGCAGAGTTCCGGCATTGTCGGGgcttggaggcggcgacgggcgagcgcCTGAGCTTCGTGAGGTGGCGGCAAAGCTGGTGGTGGCATCAGCGAGTGGCGGAGCGCGGTGAAGAGGGGAGCTCCACGGAGAGGGGGTGCGGCGGAGCTGAGAGCGAGAGCAGGGGAGCTTTAGCAGGGGCAAGGGCGTCAGCAAGGGCGCGTTCTGGCGGTCTTCTCCCCCTTTATAGGGCCAGGATGaagtggtaatcagagcaaggtttatcggtgagagattTCCGATCCTTCGTTGTTTTACTTTcccatagtccagaaaaagccaaaaaaatagtagatttgttTATCcacaatcctataaaccctttgagcctttgctagcactgcttagttagggcttgttgagttttcggttgcatcggttgtgtcgagttgctggtcttagtttttgtcctttagagtttcgagttcttttCACATTCTAGTCACagccgtgtgctaccatataaaatctTCTATTAGCTGAATCCGAATACATGTTTGTGTTCAAGTCTGAGTCCTACTCTGAGTTTGCTTAAGACCGAATCCCACGTGGTgctgagttcgagttggaatcggtttggaGTCCGAATTGACAGCTGCCTTGTTGCTGTCTTGAGTCCGAATCTGATTTCTATCCTTTCAGAATACCCCTATCCTTTCTgaaaaagtttgtgtggtgtgtgacttttgtgaagtccttttgttcatataatcagatttgaggaccccctgaaaaaaaaagaagaaaaaaaacagaaaaaaagaaggaaagaaagacaaaaaaaataggaagaaaagggcTGTTCGTTGTGCTTGTCTATTATTttccggtggtgtgttgtgacttcctttgtgtccaggcttgcgtctctagcacggtctaggctaggaccagcaccGTACCACCGTTGAGCAATTattcaacttgcttttgtgactaacgtggtgctagtatatttccttgctttagcccacctatagctccacatattcgactacagcttgatagGTTTTTGTTGTTGCGGCACCAATACACTTCTCTCCgcggttgtagacttgttggttgccgtcacctcctgtttggcttggtaagaagtTGTAAGAGCTTGTTTGAAACaatttgagtttgagagaattacaaccgacacatcctagtagttgataGGAGGATAAATACTAtttttgtgttttttgttttctactaatcatggcaggtgatacggagatttttgagctgttgaaactcgaccctcatattcaggatgtcattcaacacttgccgttatatgatggtaagtttgatcctgaaGCTTATATTGATTGGGagttaaaagtagataatgaatttgatgagcatgacctatctgagaaacaaaagatttatattgcctctaatattttgactgaatttgccttgctacaatggaaacacatttgtaggtgtaacaaagttttagaatcttgggaagacttcaaatgtCTTTTTAGAGAttcattcattcctgaatattatgctaattACTTGCTTGAAAAATTAGTCAACATGAGGCAagatagtaggactgtgaaagaatacttctataattttaaaatttgtatcatgtttggtgGATATCTTTTGTCAACATGAGTGCATGGAAGAtttatgagtaggttcatgagagggctcaattctggaattcaaaccttgttaattaacaattcttatagccatattggtcaattgttttgtcttgctctcaatgctgaaaaggagattctagtATCTGTGAAGATTTGCAAGAATTATGTGACTCATAATGTCCAAAATTTATCCACTctgcatgctaatgaagagcaacaaatagtggaacccactgtcgattttcctttgtcaaaaaatgaattacttattgttccttgtgataaagaggacttgtgtgttgatgattcttttactcctataccacaagtagtgaataagtgtgatacttttggtttagaatcatacaaatgtgctgaagataagtttttcatcctattacttgtgcacaagatgaactgaatttgctatcctctttaaatactttgggctatattgaatttgatgttttgtgtaatctatattatctaaaagagaaacttaaatttgattctggtttgccaagttttaatcattgttcgcttcatgcaattggcaaatatgatagcaaaggagaatatttggtgcataaagtttatgtttggttcaatctgaaatatccttttgggctacaataccatgatcaaatagagggctgcactaacactaataatgtcttacaaagtttttctagtttttcccatatgcaacagggtaaggccaaagaaggggagcattactggttgtgccCATGCAGCATGGTCGttgctccgtgctccaacatcaaagcaactaccttagaatgccattggagcaagtcgaggacgacttgcaacCAAGAAGGGGtgaatgatgaggacataacctgctcggatataaccacattagtaacttttgattcacaggtgaaacaattctttaccatgattgtatttgatatatttgatgaattgatgttgcaccatgatgtgtgttcgttgtcaattttagaaatacatatgtggatcaaaaatagtgttaaacacacatggaaggcatggaggaccaaagaagtagattgggggccaaatccaagtattcccaacgtcctccactaggccaccacgtcacttttggcccaaggaaagaaagagttccaatccaatacgttttggggctggattcggactgcagctctgtgtcaacttgcaacggccgccacgacctcatccgaactctgttttaggtgttcaagtactccttggaatccttataaagtatattttcatatggatctagaatcaTATCTATAACTTCTCTGAGTCGGCCGCAATCATCAAAATACTatcgagaggttttctgtccagaggtgttgcgtcgccttattttggcccaatgggccgtgtatcaagttgggtccattagggacgtgtcctagggttggagcacgaccccaacaccctcctggttgtcctcctaggtattaataaggattagagccaccacaattagattgggttttgttttgttgaaagtttagccattgctacttccttgtagacgcgtgtgtcgactagaccatccgttttactcgattcagaaccccgactttgtgatttcagattagttttcatctccatatttgcaattgagttgcttgttctacttgttcttgcttgttcttcgattgcttgcaggacgagtgccctagtggccgggtgacgcgctccacaagatcgcggcagccattggaggtggtgtatcggttgctaaggcgcagcttggaaggctgtagttgggccgtgaacatcgtctccatcgaccaatcgagttatcccatgcctctcatcgaaagatcgggaatcaaccctagcgggtccATATCATGTGAGGCTACGCAGAGCTGCGGCGTTGGTGGAAGGGACTGGAGGGGTGTTGGGGCACTGTTGCGGGGTGGACCGGCCATGGTGGCGGCCATAGGTGCCGGCGGGTGGTGTGGCAGGCATGCGGGCGAGGCGTGGCAGGCGAGGCAAGCATGCGCGGTTGAACGGCTTCTccagggcgctgcaggcgaggccgAGGCACTACGGCGTCTTGTCCCGAGCGTGAGTTGGCAGGCACGGCGTCGGTGGCGTGCTAGagcgtcgcggggcgcgcgcatGGAGCAGAGCAGCGGCAATACGACCGGTCGAGGCAGCGCTGCAGGCGATGCAGAGGAGCTGGATGGTCGCGGGCGCACGGGGAGCTGCgtcttgtcgcggccggggaTGGGGCAAGCGGAGCGTGGCGCACGCGCACTTCTGCCCGAGGGATCCGCAGGATTGCTTTCGCCGGGCCGATCTTCAAGGCGCAATTAACTCCAAANNNNNNNNNNNNNNNNNNNNNNNNNNNNNNNNNNNNNNNNNNNNNNNNNNNNNNNNNNNNNNNNNNNNNNNNNNNNNNNNNNNNNNNNNNNNNNNNNNNNTGATTTTAAGgtttttggctgacttgagccccAATTTTGAAAGGGTTTTGACGTGAATTTGACTAGAGTCCAAAAGATGAAGTTGTTGTATAAACTTAGTTcacaaactcttataaagggttttgctAGTGTTCTGTTTAAGTTTTGTAAGATAAGCTTAGGCCAAGATGCGTGGTTGAACTGATTCCACACTTAGCCTAGATTTGCAGGCcttgggctgagttgaccaatttGGCCGACTTTGACCAGGGTTTTGAAAGCCTTCTATGCAGATTTCGACCTTACTCCTTTAGCCAAGTTGTTAAGGGCTCGAAGgtctaaaacttttgtatagagttcagcttgagtttatttggaaaattttagATGAAGAGCTCCAAATTTGGGACTTtatctgtttttcttaaattgacatAGTTTTGAACtttgagtttttgaaggtcttttcctcagattcaaacaaaacagcaaaaataaaagttgttagggaAGTTGAGTTCTagaactcttagttggacagatttttaagttcttaagaaGAAATTTGAGTTATGGTTTAAACAGTTGTTTATCTTGCGAGGGAaaaagtgtctttttacttATCTTCACAACTGCCAATTGTTCTTCTTTACATTCTAATGACTGTATttaagattaaacatggtttaattaggctaggttgttacagcTAAGATGTAGGTTTGCATGGGAAGAGTTTTTGTGCTTCCAACTTAGCAAGGATGTGGGTTGATTCAAGTTATGGCCATGGTTTCTGAAGTGTGGGTCGAAGGGCGTGAAGAAGCTTCAATGACTGAATTGGAAGTAAGTATATATGGCAAATGTGTGTACTTGTGTAGTAATCTGGTTGATTTGGGATTGTAGCAGACTACGATGTAAGACGTAAAGTGTAGTATGGTAGCATAACAGAAGAGCAATGCTAATAAGACAATTCCTATATGTGATTCGAGTAGTGATGATGAGGTTGTTAGTATCATTTTTGTAGTTGACGGAGATTGTGGTGATAGAAGAGAATAATATGCAGTTGCAGGTGGAGCCATGGATGTTACAAATTGCTAGGATTGTAGTGTTTCTTCAGGCAGCTCTTGATAGAGCAGCAAAGGAGACAACTCAAGTTTGGAGTACATAGAGGTTCCCGCGTGACATCTCCAAGGTGACAGAATAATTGCCAAGGTGGAGATTTGTTAGATATTGTATCGAATATTCGTACAAGTTCAGTTACATGGGACTTGAGCTGTATTTAGTCCTATAGGGTAGACCTCCTCATAAATATGAGAGGGAGCTGCTAATGTAACCATGACCACATAGCGATAAGCTTGCAGGATGGAGGCGGCATGATGCTGGGACCCTAAAGCGGTCGATGTTGCGGTATTGGGAAGGAGCACCCGTAGTCATGCCCCAGGGATGTAGGTTTCGGCTGAACCTCATCAATAAAGATCATATCTCTAGTGTCATTTGTGATCTTGAATGTTCGTCTTCGTTGATCCAATCGACGTTTGTGCTAGTGGTGATtatcaagagatgtgttgcTGCAAGAGCTAATTTTCTAACAGCTTGTTAGAGTGCATAGCAAATTCCGACCCGGCAAACTATACCTACAAGCCAGCGCTACGCCAGGCCCGAGTCCACCGAAGCCAACAACAACAAGGCCTTGGGCCTAACTCCACACAAAAGACTAGTATCTTGGTGGAATTAGGCCTAAGGCCTCGTTGTTTTGGGCTTTGGTGGATGTAGGCCACGCTTGGTGGGGCACCGGCTCGGGGGTACAGCGGGCGGGCCGGATTCCATTGCGCACTCTAACAAGTCGCATTTGGGGATGTATTGTGACTAGAGAGTTGGACTCGAAGTCTGGGATAACCTTCCGGGAGATCACATGACTTGCTAATGATAGAAGAGTTGGCCGATGTGTGATGGGGGATTGTTAGTTTTCGTCCCACATCCGAAATTGATGGTGGGGGAGCACACGTTCAGGTGGGTGTAGCCCTTGCCAATCAGACTAGTTTTTTTGTTGACTTAGTCCCAAGGCCTTATTATCGACTCCGATTGACCTAGGCCTGGTAGGACACCGGCCAGCTAGGTATAGCGGGCTGAGTCGGATCCCGCTGCACAACCTAACACACTTCATACGTGTTGAGACTTTGTGAAAATGGCCACTCAAATAACAACCTATGAATTCGATGTATACAAGTAAAATTTTGTTCATATTCAGCTCGCGAGATATGGTGATGAGAAGGGATCGATTAAACAGTGGGCTTCCATAGTAAACATTCTTTGTGGTGTGAACACCATTGTTCACTACTTGATATGTCGTTTGTGAGTAGTTGTAGGTTTGTCCCTTGATGACATGGGCTTCAACTCGTTTCTATTTATTTAATGTTTACCCTGGACTTAATTATGTTCTACTGCTCACCTTTTAAACTCATGTTTTGACTTTGCACAAATAAGGTGTAATTTTCAGAACTCCACGAAACTTACTTACTAGGTGAAAATTTTGACCATTTCTTCTgtaacttttttcatttggtaaAAGGTAGATTCGATTATCAAGTAGAACTTCATCACATATGAAATTTGGGCCTATATTGCAGCGCTGAACTGAATGCAGTTTTTGCTCATGGAACTTTTTCTTAATGCCATGAAACTTCATCACTAGATGAAATTTGGACTACATAATTTCTTGCAATATAATTTACACATACATACAGTGCTATACATACCGACACTGAATATTTTCTTCGTACTTGCATAGCTACAAGACGACGTCGAATTGCAGCACGGACGGCGCCGTCTTGCCGCCGATGAAGCGCTCCGACTGCGTCTTCCGCAGCGCTCTCGTGCCCGGCTCCATCGGCGATGACCCTATCTCAGGGCTGCTGGAGCTCTGCTCCTCGGGTATGGACGTCAGGGCGCCGGACCACGGCGACCCGGCTCCGTCATCTCGCATCCGGTagggcgcgcgccgcgccacgccggGGGACGACAAGCGCAGCCGCAGCACCTTGGAGAACAGCCTCCGGAGCAGAGCCGGCAGGCGCCTCCTCCTGCGCCGGCCTGTCCCCTGCAGCTGGGCGTCGGCCGGCACCGGCGGTGTTGCGGCCGTGAGGTGCGGCATGGAGAGCGACCGGCCGCAGGAGAGCACGGCAGCGTCGAGCTGCCGCGTGAAGGCGGCGAGCTCGTAGGAGTCGTAGAGCGCGCTGCCGCAGTCCCAGACAAGGAGCCGGGCGCCGCTGCTGTAGCCCGCCGCCTCGTGATCGGTCGTCGCCATCTTAATTTATGGCTTTCCCTTTTTTCCTCGATCGGAAGGAGCAAGAAAGAAAGGGACGAGAGAGAGGGGAAGAAGCAGGGGGGAGAGGGCATAGGAAGAGATAGGCGCAGTGGCAGTGGCAGAAAAAAGCGGAGGAGCTTTACAGGTGGGTGGAGGTGACAAACAACGGGACGGTGGTGGAGCTTGTGATCGACGGACATATATGCATGATCAATGCAAGTGGAGCTGTGGAGATCACGGCTCACGCGACTTCCATTCTAATTGATCACTCGGCCACTTGCAAAGGTGAAGCAGGGAAAGGAGAAGCTGATTGTGAGCAGGGGATGCAGTATGATGGGCTGTTTTGAGGTGGAAGGGACTGTTTGCTGCGTTTACTACTCCTTCTGTTTtaaattatagattattttgGTTTTGCTAAATTTATAGGTgtttctatgcatctagacaaaTGCATACAACCACCTATGAATGTAAAAAGTCAAAaagacctataatttgggacggaggaaccCCTTCGTTCGAAaatataggtcattttagcttttttagtttcatagactttgttatgcacttaaatataccctatgtctagatgcataatatctatgcatctagaaaaatcaaaacgacctataatttggaatggaagaaGTGTACACTGATTTTAGTCaatgagaaaaaataaatatgaatCATGTCAACGTCTATATGATATCAACATAACCACGACGCATGCAAACTACTATATCAGCTTTAGTTTAGCTTGGGGGTAGGCGTAGGTCACTTCCTTGCCAGTAACAATAATGCACTGGGTATTCTACTTAATTTGAAATCAACGTTCGTGTGCCCCGCACCTTTGTAGAAATGTATACTTAATCATTTTACTTGCTTTCCCAAGTGACACGACAATCATTCATGCAGCAGAGACGCTcccaagcaaaagaaaaaaattggatgAACGACGACCGCTCATCCGGACCCGCGACAGATTATCGGTTGCcataagcaaaaaaaaaactagaaaattACCACAGCGAATATTTTGCGTAGGTGTTACACAGTAAAACTTGTTCATCGGCGTCTCATACgtattaaatataaaatatagTGATACATCGGCTAATTTAGTGAGGCGACAACAGATTTAAGAGACCAGAGAAGGCAACGATTTCATCTAAATTCAACCACCGTGACACAGATACCAACTATTGATGAGTCTTAAATTTAATGTCATATGGAGTTTATCTTATCTATTATTAAAGTAAGCAATGCTAGCGATTTTGCTTATCCTAAAAGAGGTGGGCCTAATTAATGATTCGGTGCGAATTCCGTCATTAACAAGTGGGCATGG
It includes:
- the LOC101757693 gene encoding uncharacterized protein LOC101757693; its protein translation is MATTDHEAAGYSSGARLLVWDCGSALYDSYELAAFTRQLDAAVLSCGRSLSMPHLTAATPPVPADAQLQGTGRRRRRRLPALLRRLFSKVLRLRLSSPGVARRAPYRMRDDGAGSPWSGALTSIPEEQSSSSPEIGSSPMEPGTRALRKTQSERFIGGKTAPSVLQFDVVL